The window GCAAGAGTCACTCGACCCGCGCGCCTCCCGAACGCCATCGGGTCTGCTTCGCCCGGTTGCCGCAGATCGCCATCGAGCACCACTGGCCGGTGCGCGAGCGCGAGTGGTCGTAGAACCCCCACCGGCAGGCGTCGTTGCGGCACGCCTTCAGTCGCGACCACGTGCCGTCGGCCAGAGCGCGTGCCGTGGCCGCGACGACGAGCGCGACCACGCCGTCGAGCCCGTCGCTCGTTCCCGCGTACTCGACGCCGTCGGCGCCGAACCGCAGCTGCACCCGGGAGCGCCGCGCCGCCGCGGTGAGGGCTGAGGCCGTCGAGGCGGGCAGGGGCTCCCGGTCGTGGTTCGCGAGCAGGCCGAGGCGGAGCTCCTCGCGGAGCGCCCGGGCGCGGGCGAGGGTCGCCGGCCCGGCCGGGGCGCCGTCCAGCCCCTGGGCGCCGGCCCACTCGCGCCAGGACGCGTCGTCGCGCAGTGCGTCGACCCCCGTCTCGAGGTCGACGCTGTTCACGAAGGCGCGAACCGACTCGAGCTCCCCCGGAGCCTGCGGGCCGGTCGTCGTCATGGCTCTATATAACCATCATTGCCCTCACGATGGTGCCGTAGTAACCTCCCAGAGCATGACGACGGTTAGCAGCGCGTGGCGGTCCAAGCCCTTCCGGCGGGTCTGGACGGCCGGCGCCGTCTCCGGCCTCGGCAGCGAGATCGGCGAACTGGCCGTGCCGGTGCTCGCGGTGGTGACGCTCGCGGCCTCCGCCGCCGAGCTGTCGCTGGTGCGGGCGGCCCTGCTCGTGCCGTACCTGCTGCTGACGCTCTGGCTCGGCGTGATCGTCGACCGCCGCGCCCGCCGTCCGCTGCTGGTCGCCGCCGACCTCGGGCGGGGGCTGCTGCTGGCGGTGGTGTGCGGTCTCGCCCTGACCGGGTGGCTGAGCATCCCGCTGCTCGTCGCCGCAGCCGCACTGCTCGGTTCGCTCGCCGTGCTGTCGACCCTCGCCGAGTTCTCGTTCGTGCCCCAGGTGGTCGAGGAGCACCAGCTGATCGACGCGAACGCCCGCATCACCGCGGCGCAGTCCGCGATCGGTGTGGCCGGGGCCGGGGCGGGCGGACTGCTGGTGCAGCTCGTGACCGCACCGTTCGCGCTGCTGCTGAACGCGGCGGGGTTCCTCGTCTCGGGTGTCCTCCTGCTGCGGCTCCGCGTGGTCGAGAGCGTGCCGGCCCGCCGGGCGGGCCCCCGGTCGGCCGTGCGGGAGGCGCGGGAGGGCATCGTCGTGCTGCTCCGCCACCGCGTGCTCCGGGCGCTGCTGTCCGAGGCCACCGTCTGGAATCTCGGCAACGAGATCTTCATGCTCGCGCTCGCGCTGCTGGTGCTCCGCAGCTACGGCTTCGGCCCGGCCGCGCTCGGCCTGGTGCTGATGGCGGGCGGCGTCGGCGCATTCGCCGGCAGTCTGTTCAGCGCACGCCTGACGGCACGGTTCGGCTACGGCCGCTCGCTCGTCGCGGCCATGCTGGTCGGCAACTCGGCCCCGGTGCTGGCGCTGCTCGCGGCGGGCTCCGCATCCGTCGCCTCGCTCGTGGTGCTGACGGCCGGCTTCGTGCTCTCGGGGCTCGGCATCGGGGTGGCCAACTCGCAGGCGGTGAGTCTGCGGCAGCTCGCGGTGGAGCCGACGCTGCGCGGGCGGGCGAACGCGGGCTACCGGCTCGTGTCGTGGGGCGCCCTGTCGATCGGGGCGCTGGCCGGGGGAGTGCTCGTCACGGCGCTCGGGCCCTGGGCGGCCGGGATGCTCGGTGCCGGGCTGATGGCGCTCGCGACGGTCCCCGTGGGGCTCTCACCCGTGCGACGGATGCGACGGATCGAGGAGGTGCAGGAGGTGCAGAACCTGCCGGCGGGGCGAGCGGTGCAGGATGCGGGACCGGAGCCCGCCTAGAATCCGAGGATGCAGCAGACCCACCCCGAACCCGGCATCTACCAGCACTTCAAGGGTGCCCGCTACGAGGTGGTCGGCGTCGGCCGGCACAGTGAGACCGAGGAGCAGCTGGTCTTCTACCGCAAGCTCTACGACGACTACTCCTTCTGGGTGCGGCCGCTCGCGATGTTCACCGAGCACGTCGACCGCGACGGCTACAGCGGCCCGCGGTTCGCCCGCATCGCCTAGGCGTTCGAAGCGGTGGAACGCACACGGGAGCAGGCTGGAGGCAGACCTGAGGAGGCCTTATGCCCATCACCGAGAGCGCCGTGCTCTTCGACGTCGACGGAACGCTCGTCGACTCCAACTACCAGCACGTCGGCGCCTGGGTGCGCGCGTTCGTGGAGGTGGGGCATCCTGTGCCGGCCTGGCGCATTCACCAGGCACTCGGCATGGACTCGAGCAAGCTGCTCGACGAGCTGCTGGGCGACGCGGTCGGCGAGCTCGGCGACCGCGCCAAAGAGCTGCACGCGCAGTACTACAAGGAGTCGGCCGACCAGCTCCACCCGCTCCCCGGCGCCCGCGAGCTGCTCCGCACCCTGCACGACGAGGGCAAGACGATCGTGCTCGCCACCTCCGCTCCCGCTGACGAGCTCGATATCCTGCGCGGGGTGCTCGACGCCGACGAGTGGGTCGACGCCACGACGAACGCCGACGACGTCGAGACGGCGAAGCCCGAGCCCGACATCCTGCAGGTCGCGCTCGAGCGTGCCGGGGTCGACGCCTCCGACGCGGTGATGGTGGGGGATGCCCGGTGGGACATGGTCGCGGCCGGGCGGTCGGGCATCCGGGGCATCGGGCTGCTCAGCGGCGGTGTCGATCGGCAGGCGCTGATCGACGCAGGCGCGACCGAGACCTACGACGACGCGGAGGCGCTGCGCGCCGCACTCTGAGCGGCCGCCCTAGTACCCGGCCGTGTACGTGACAAACGAGCCGCCCCCCGGCATCCCGTCGGCCCCGGCCCCGGCCTCGCCCGAATCCGAGCCCGACGGCGTCCCGAGCAGGCTCCGCGTCAGCCGCGATCGGTCGTCGAGCAACCCGTCCAGCGCCGCGGCCAGGTCGTCGTCGGTCACCTCCCGGCCCGCCTCGGCCGCGGTGAGCACGGCGCGCCGCACCAGCTCCTTCGCGAACGACCCGGTGGTGCCCTCGGCCCGATCGGCCGCGGCCTCGACGGCGGCCGAACCGAAGGGCAGACCATCGGCGTAGCGGGCGAACAGCCGCCGCCGCGACTCCAGGTCGGGCAGCGCGATCTCGACCGCGAGGTCGACGCGACCCGGCCGGTCGGCGAGAGCCCGCTCGAGCACGTCGACCCGGTTCGTGGTGAGCACGAAGGCCACGTCGGCGTCGCCGTCGAGGCCGTCCAGAGCATCGAGCACCTCGAACAGCAGCGGCTGCGGCCCGTGGTGCATCATGCGGTCGCTCGCCACGAGGTCGACGTCCTCCAGCACCACCAGGGCGGGCTGCATCGCCCGCGCCAGTTCGGCGGCCTCGGTGACGAAGCGGATGCCCGAACCGGTCAGCAGCACCGCCGTGGTGCCCGGAGTGCGGGCGAGCAGGTGCCGCACGGTCAGCGTCTTGCCGGTGCCGGGAGGCCCGTACAGCAGCACCCCGCGTTTGAGGTGCTGGTGCTGCGCCCGCAGCCGTTCGCGCTGCTCGCCCACCCCCACCACGTGCCGCACCACGCTGTCGAGCACGCCCGGTGCCAGCACGACGTCGTCGGCCGCGACCGTGGGGCGCGGCAGGAAGGTGGCCCCGGCCGCGCTCTGCCCGTACTCGTTGCCGGTGAAGGAGAGCACCTGCCCGCGCAGCACCGAGAGGGCGAGCATCCGCCGGCCGAACTCGGCGATGAACGCGTCGGCGGTCGCCGGGTCGGCCGTCAGCACCTCGAGGCTCGCGGCGGCGCGGCCGCGCTCGGGGTTGGCGGCGCGCTGCAGCGCCACCAGGGGCGTGCCCTGGAAGGTGAGCAGGTGCATCCCGAACGACATCACGCGCCGGGTGCTCGCGGGCCCGCTCGGCACCGAGACGTAGTCGATCGGGCCGGTGCGGTAGGGGAAGCGGTGCGGCGGCGCGACCAGCTCCGCCAGCGACGACTGCTCGCGCATCTGGCCGCCCGACACCCCCATGGGCTCCGAGCCGCTCTCAGCCGCGAGGTCGGCGAGGGCGACGTCGGCGTCGACCAGCCGGTGGGCCGCGATCGGGTGCGTGACGACCGGCAACGCCGCCACCTCGGCGCCGAGGAACTCCTGCAGCTGCACGCCGAGCGGCGACAGCGTCGTGCCGCCCTCCGGCTCCCGGTGCACGATCTCCTCGAGGAAGCGGCGGAACAGCTCGGCGAAATCCTGGGTCTGGCGGTCCATGGGTCCTTCCGGGGTGGTGCGGGAGGGCGTCGGGCCGCCGGGAGGTGTCCCCTCCACCGTAGAGGGAGGAAGGCTGACGGGTCACCCCGAGCTCTGGATTCGCCGGCGCCCGCGGGGGATACTGTCAGCGATCGACGACGATTGGCGGTGCGATGACGAGCCCCTGGCTGGCGCTCCCGGGTGAGACCGGCCGCCGCCGTCCGCGCCGGGTCGTCAGCGAGTCGTGGGAGCGGGCCCGCCGGCGCGCGCTCGACCCCGAGCATCTGCTGCCCGCCCTGGAGGTGGGCGAGGACGTGCTGGCGGAGTTCCGGCACGCGCATCCGCTCGACCCGGTGCTGCCGGTCATCCGGTCGCTGCTCGTGCGCGACGCCGAGGGCTCGGGCCTGCTCGTCGCGGTCGGCGACGAGATGGGCCGGCTGCTCTGGGTCGAGGGCGACAGCGCCGCCAAGCGCGCCGCCGAGGACATGCGCTTCGTCGAGGGCGCCGGCTGGGCCGAGACCCGGGTCGGCACCTCAGCACCCGGAACGGCGCTCGAACTCGACCACGGCATCCAGATCCACGAGTCCGAGCACTTCAACAAGCTCGTGCACGGGTGGAGCTGCACCGCCGTGCCCGTGCACGACCCCGAGACCCGGCGCATCCTCGGCGTGATCGATCTCACCGGCGACGCCCGCGCGGTCGACCCGCACACCCTCCCGCTGATCGAGGCCACCGCCGCGGCCGTCGAGGCCGAGCTGATGGTGCTGCGGCTGAAGGCCCAGCGCGACCGGGGTTCGGGGCCGGGCGAGCGGATGCGCGTGACCGGCTTCCCCGGGGCGCCCACCTCCCCGCGCCGCCCGGCCGCCGCTCCGGGCGCGGCACCCCGCCCCGCCGCACCCCGCCCCGCCGCCCTGCACGTGCTCGGCCGCGACACGGGCGAGCTCGTCGCCCCGGGCGCGGCGCTCGAGCTGAGCCCCCGGCACGCCGAGCTGCTCGCCTGGCATCGCGAGGGTCTCTCGGCGGCCCGGCTCGCGCAGCTCGCCCATGGTGACGAGGCGGCCGTCGTCACCGTGCGGGCCGAGATCGTGCGCTTGCGGAAGCTGCTGCACACGGCTCCGTCGCTCGGCGTCGCCGTCGAGTCACGGCCCTACCGCCTCAGCGGGCCGGTCGAGCTCGACGCGCAGCGCGTGCTCTCGCTGCTTGACCGAGGGGCTCACCGGGTGGCGCTCGCCGCGCATCCGGGGCCCCTTCTCCCGGGGTCGGATGCGCCGGGCATCGCGGCGATCAGGGAGACCGTGCGGCTCAGGATGCGCGAGGCCATGCTCGCGGACGCCGCCGTCGACGTGCTGCTCGCCTACGCCGCCACCGCCGAGGGGCAGCACGACGCCGAGATCTGGACGGCGGCCCTGCAGCGGCTGCCCGCGCGCTCGCCGAAGCGGGCCGGGATCGTCACGCACCTCGAGGCGCTTCTCGGCTCGTGAGCGGCCGCGCTCCCGGCGGCCATGCCCTTGCGACGCCGCCCTCGTCGGCCGCAACCGTCTGCAACCTCCCCCGGCGTACCGTGCGAGCATCCGACACCGTCGTCGAGAAGGAGCACTCATGACCATCATCGATCGCCCAGAAACCGAGACCGAGACCGCGCCCGCCACGAGCGGCCCGTCGGTCTACGCCAACCCCGGCTCGCCCGGCTCCGTGATGAGCTACAAGCCGCGCTACGACAACTACATCGGCGGGCGGTACGTGCCGCCGGCGAACGGCCAGTACTTCCAGAACCCGACCCCGATCACGGGCCAGACCTTCACCGAGGTGGCCCGCGGCACCGCCGCCGACGTCGACGCCGCGGTCGACGCGGGGTGGAAGGCGTTCGAGGCCTGGGGGAAGACGAGCGTGGCCGAGCGGGCGGTCATCCTGAACAAGATCGCCGACCGGATGGAGGCGAACCTCGAGCTGCTCGCGGTCGCCGAGACCTGGGAGAACGGCAAGCCGGTGCGTGAGACGCTGGCCGCCGACATCCCGCTCGCGATCGACCACTTCCGTTACTTCGCCGGCTGCATCCGGGCGCAGGAGGGCGGCATCTCGGAGATCGACCATGACACGATCGCCTATCACTTCCACGAGCCGCTGGGCGTGGTGGGGCAGATCATCCCGTGGAACTTCCCCATCCTGATGGCCGTGTGGAAGCTCGCGCCGGCGCTCGCCGCGGGCAACTGCGTGGTGCTGAAGCCGGCCGAGCAGACGCCGGCGTCGATCCACGTGCTGCTCGGGCTGATCGAGGACCTGCTGCCCGCGGGTGTGCTGAACATCGTCAACGGCTTCGGCATCGAGGCCGGGGCGCCGCTGGCGTCGCACCCGCGCATCCGCAAGATCGCCTTCACCGGCGAGACCACGACCGGCCGGCTGATCATGCAGTACGCGAGCGAGAACCTCATCCCGGTGACGCTCGAGCTCGGCGGAAAGAGCCCGAACGTGTTCTTCGCCGACGTCGCCGACCAGAAGGACTCGTTCTACGACAAGGCGCTCGAGGGATTCACCTTCTTCGCGCTGAACCAGGGCGAGGTGTGCACCTGCCCGTCGCGGGCGCTGGTGCAGCGCTCGATCTACGACGGCTTCGTGGCCGACGGGCTCGACCGCGTGGCGAAGGTGAAGCAGGGCAACCCGCTCGACCCCACCACGATGATCGGGGCGCAGGCGTCGAACGACCAGCTCGAGAAGATCCTCAGCTACATGGACATCGGAAAGCAGGAGGGCGCCACGCTCTTGACCGGCGGCGAGCGGGCCGACCTCGGCGGCGAGCTCTCGGGCGGCTTCTACGTGCAGCCGACGGTGTTCGAGGGGCGCAACGACATGCGCATCTTCCAGGAGGAGATCTTCGGACCGGTGCTCGCCCTGACGAGTTTCGAGGACTATGACGACGCCATCTCCATCGCCAACGACACCCTCTACGGGCTCGGCGCCGGCGTCTGGTCGCGGAGCGGCTCGCAGCTCTACCGGGCCGGCCGGGCCATCGAGGCGGGGCGGGTGTGGTCGAACACCTACCACCAGTACCCGGCGCACGCGGCGTTCGGCGGGTACAAGCAGTCGGGCATCGGGCGGGAGAACCACCGGATGATGCTCGACCACTACCAGCAGACGAAGAACCTGCTGGTGTCGTACGCCGACGGGCCGATGGGGTTCTTCTGATGCCGTCTGACTCGGTCGTGGCGGGCTCGGTCGTGGCGGGCTCGGCTCCGGCCGGGCCCGCCGGGCCGGCGGCGCCCGCGCCCATCTCGCGGGTCGACGTGACGGGTGCCGCAGCCGACATGCTGCGGCACCTCGCCGCCACCAACGGCCCGCTGATGTTCCACCAGTCGGGCGGCTGCTGCGACGGGTCGAGCCCGATGTGCTACCCGGTCGGCATGTTCCGCACGGGCGGTTCCGACATCCACATCGGCACCCTGGCCGTCGACGGCATCGACCCCGTCGAGGTCTACATGTCGCGCTCGCAGTTCGAGTACTGGAAGTATACGCACCTCACCATCGACCTCGTCGACGGCCGGGGCAGCGGCTTCTCGATCGAGGCGCCCGAGGGCAAGCGGTTCCTGATCCGGTCGCGGATGCTCGACGACGGCGAACTCGCAGCCCTCGGTCTCGTGACTCGCGACACGGTCTCGTGACTTGCGGCGCGGTGTTGTGACTCGCGGCGCATCCGCCCCGTGATCGGGGCATCCGCTCGTTAGATTGAGGACATGTCGACGCTCAGGCATCCCGTGGGTCCGCAGCCGAAGAAGGTCTACTGGCGGCGAAGGCTCCTCGTGCTGCTCATACTCGCCGCGATCATCGCGGTCGTGGTGCTGATCGTGGTGCGCCCGGGCTCGGGTGCGGCCGAGACCGGGGGCACACCCACTTCGTCGCCGGCGCCCACCACGGCGGGCCAGGCTCCGGATGCTGCCGCCACCCCCGGCTCGGTCGACACCGGTGCCGACGCCGGCGCCGCTGCGCCGGGTGACGTCGTGGCCTGTGCGGGCGGCAACATCCAGGTGACCCCGGTCACGGACGCCGACACCTACGACGCCTCGGCCAAGCCCCAGCTCTCCTTCACTATCACGAACACCGGTGCGGAGCCCTGCTCGATCAACGCAGGCACCTCGCAGCAGATCTACACGATCACGAGCGGCAGCGAGACCTACTGGGTCTCGACCGACTGCCAGACCGACCCCTCCGACACCCAGGCCGTCCTCCAGCCCGGCGTCGCGGTCTCGTCGACGCCCTTCACCTGGGACCGCACCCGCTCGTCCGCCGACACCTGCTCCTCGCCCGACCGCCCCCTCGTCCCGGGCGCCGGCGCCTCCTACCACCTCGACGTCTCGGTCGCGGGCATCGCCTCGTCCGACTCGAAGCAGTTCATCCTCAACTGACGGCTCGACGGCCGCGACGGCTCACCGGCCTCGGCGGGTGTCGCTCGTGGAAGCTCGGCAGCTCGGCAGCTCGCTCGCCCGGGCGCACCAGTCGCCCGGGAGTAGGGTCCCGTTCATGGGGGACGGTGAGACGGGCAGGGATGCGGGGGCGTGGCGCGGGTTCCTGCTGCTCGCCGGGTTGGTCGCGTTTCCCGCGATCGGCGCCACCATCGCTGCCACC of the Herbiconiux flava genome contains:
- a CDS encoding CGNR zinc finger domain-containing protein: MTTTGPQAPGELESVRAFVNSVDLETGVDALRDDASWREWAGAQGLDGAPAGPATLARARALREELRLGLLANHDREPLPASTASALTAAARRSRVQLRFGADGVEYAGTSDGLDGVVALVVAATARALADGTWSRLKACRNDACRWGFYDHSRSRTGQWCSMAICGNRAKQTRWRSGGARVE
- a CDS encoding MFS transporter, producing the protein MTTVSSAWRSKPFRRVWTAGAVSGLGSEIGELAVPVLAVVTLAASAAELSLVRAALLVPYLLLTLWLGVIVDRRARRPLLVAADLGRGLLLAVVCGLALTGWLSIPLLVAAAALLGSLAVLSTLAEFSFVPQVVEEHQLIDANARITAAQSAIGVAGAGAGGLLVQLVTAPFALLLNAAGFLVSGVLLLRLRVVESVPARRAGPRSAVREAREGIVVLLRHRVLRALLSEATVWNLGNEIFMLALALLVLRSYGFGPAALGLVLMAGGVGAFAGSLFSARLTARFGYGRSLVAAMLVGNSAPVLALLAAGSASVASLVVLTAGFVLSGLGIGVANSQAVSLRQLAVEPTLRGRANAGYRLVSWGALSIGALAGGVLVTALGPWAAGMLGAGLMALATVPVGLSPVRRMRRIEEVQEVQNLPAGRAVQDAGPEPA
- a CDS encoding DUF1653 domain-containing protein translates to MQQTHPEPGIYQHFKGARYEVVGVGRHSETEEQLVFYRKLYDDYSFWVRPLAMFTEHVDRDGYSGPRFARIA
- a CDS encoding HAD family hydrolase, with the protein product MPITESAVLFDVDGTLVDSNYQHVGAWVRAFVEVGHPVPAWRIHQALGMDSSKLLDELLGDAVGELGDRAKELHAQYYKESADQLHPLPGARELLRTLHDEGKTIVLATSAPADELDILRGVLDADEWVDATTNADDVETAKPEPDILQVALERAGVDASDAVMVGDARWDMVAAGRSGIRGIGLLSGGVDRQALIDAGATETYDDAEALRAAL
- a CDS encoding AAA family ATPase, whose protein sequence is MDRQTQDFAELFRRFLEEIVHREPEGGTTLSPLGVQLQEFLGAEVAALPVVTHPIAAHRLVDADVALADLAAESGSEPMGVSGGQMREQSSLAELVAPPHRFPYRTGPIDYVSVPSGPASTRRVMSFGMHLLTFQGTPLVALQRAANPERGRAAASLEVLTADPATADAFIAEFGRRMLALSVLRGQVLSFTGNEYGQSAAGATFLPRPTVAADDVVLAPGVLDSVVRHVVGVGEQRERLRAQHQHLKRGVLLYGPPGTGKTLTVRHLLARTPGTTAVLLTGSGIRFVTEAAELARAMQPALVVLEDVDLVASDRMMHHGPQPLLFEVLDALDGLDGDADVAFVLTTNRVDVLERALADRPGRVDLAVEIALPDLESRRRLFARYADGLPFGSAAVEAAADRAEGTTGSFAKELVRRAVLTAAEAGREVTDDDLAAALDGLLDDRSRLTRSLLGTPSGSDSGEAGAGADGMPGGGSFVTYTAGY
- a CDS encoding GAF domain-containing protein; this translates as MTSPWLALPGETGRRRPRRVVSESWERARRRALDPEHLLPALEVGEDVLAEFRHAHPLDPVLPVIRSLLVRDAEGSGLLVAVGDEMGRLLWVEGDSAAKRAAEDMRFVEGAGWAETRVGTSAPGTALELDHGIQIHESEHFNKLVHGWSCTAVPVHDPETRRILGVIDLTGDARAVDPHTLPLIEATAAAVEAELMVLRLKAQRDRGSGPGERMRVTGFPGAPTSPRRPAAAPGAAPRPAAPRPAALHVLGRDTGELVAPGAALELSPRHAELLAWHREGLSAARLAQLAHGDEAAVVTVRAEIVRLRKLLHTAPSLGVAVESRPYRLSGPVELDAQRVLSLLDRGAHRVALAAHPGPLLPGSDAPGIAAIRETVRLRMREAMLADAAVDVLLAYAATAEGQHDAEIWTAALQRLPARSPKRAGIVTHLEALLGS
- a CDS encoding aldehyde dehydrogenase family protein, producing MTIIDRPETETETAPATSGPSVYANPGSPGSVMSYKPRYDNYIGGRYVPPANGQYFQNPTPITGQTFTEVARGTAADVDAAVDAGWKAFEAWGKTSVAERAVILNKIADRMEANLELLAVAETWENGKPVRETLAADIPLAIDHFRYFAGCIRAQEGGISEIDHDTIAYHFHEPLGVVGQIIPWNFPILMAVWKLAPALAAGNCVVLKPAEQTPASIHVLLGLIEDLLPAGVLNIVNGFGIEAGAPLASHPRIRKIAFTGETTTGRLIMQYASENLIPVTLELGGKSPNVFFADVADQKDSFYDKALEGFTFFALNQGEVCTCPSRALVQRSIYDGFVADGLDRVAKVKQGNPLDPTTMIGAQASNDQLEKILSYMDIGKQEGATLLTGGERADLGGELSGGFYVQPTVFEGRNDMRIFQEEIFGPVLALTSFEDYDDAISIANDTLYGLGAGVWSRSGSQLYRAGRAIEAGRVWSNTYHQYPAHAAFGGYKQSGIGRENHRMMLDHYQQTKNLLVSYADGPMGFF
- a CDS encoding DUF779 domain-containing protein, yielding MLRHLAATNGPLMFHQSGGCCDGSSPMCYPVGMFRTGGSDIHIGTLAVDGIDPVEVYMSRSQFEYWKYTHLTIDLVDGRGSGFSIEAPEGKRFLIRSRMLDDGELAALGLVTRDTVS